In one Mustela lutreola isolate mMusLut2 chromosome 8, mMusLut2.pri, whole genome shotgun sequence genomic region, the following are encoded:
- the LOC131837834 gene encoding olfactory receptor 6C4-like → MKNRTLTEFILLGFTNQPEVQAVICIFLFLIYMISVLGNLTIIILTLVHPHLQTPMYFLLRNFSFLEVSFTSIFIPRFLTSVTTGNKVISFAGCFIQYFFAIFLGATEFYLLASMSYDRYVAICKPLHYLTIMNNRVCIQLVFSSWLGGLLAILPPIILMSQVDFCASNVVNHYFCDYGPLLELACSDTSLLEGMVLFVAVVTLVVTLLLVTFSYTFIIRTILRIPSAQQRTKAFSTCSSHMIVVCLSYGSCMFMYINPSAKEEGAFNKGMAVLITSITPLLNPFIYTLRNQQVKQAFKDTIKKIVKL, encoded by the coding sequence ATGAAAAACAGGACGTTGACTGAATTTATTCTGTTGGGCTTCACAAATCAACCTGAGGTCCAGGCTGTGATATGCATCTTTCTGTTCCTCATCTACATGATAAGTGTCCTAGGAAATCTGACTATCATCATTCTCACTCTAGTACACCCTCACCTCCAGACCCCCATGTATTTCTTACTCCGGAATTTCTCCTTCTTAGAAGtttccttcacatccatttttattCCCAGATTTCTGACCAGCGTGACAACAGGAAATAAAGTCATCAGTTTTGCTGGATGtttcattcaatatttttttgcTATATTTCTTGGGGCAACAGAGTTTTACCTCTTGGCTTCTAtgtcctatgaccgctatgtTGCCATCTGCAAACCCCTGCATTACCTGACCATCATGAACAACAGGGTCTGCATACAACTCGTGTTCTCTTCCTGGCTGGGAGGATTACTAGCTATCTTACCCCCAATCATCCTGATGAGCCAGGTAGATTTCTGTGCTTCCAATGTTGTGAATCACTATTTCTGTGACTATGGGCCCCTTCTGGAGCTGGCCTGCTCAGACACAAGCCTCCTAGAAGGGATGGTCCTCTTCGTGGCAGTTGTGACTCTGGTGGTTACTCTACTGCTAGTGACATTTTCTTACACATTCATTATCAGGACCATTTTGAGGATcccttctgcccagcaaaggacaaaGGCTTTTTCCACTTGTTCCTCCCACATGATTGTCGTCTGCCTCTCCTATGGCAGCTGCATGTTTATGTATATTAATCCCTCTGCAAAAGAAGAAGGTGCCTTCAACAAAGGAATGGCTGTGCTCATTACCTCAATTACTCCCTTGTTAAACCCCTTCATTTATACTCTAAGAAATCAGCAAGTGAAGCAAGCATTcaaagacaccatcaaaaagATTGTGAAGCTTTAA